In the genome of Senegalia massiliensis, one region contains:
- a CDS encoding acetylornithine/succinylornithine family transaminase → MENIFKEDKKYILNVYNRINLEIVKSKGSYLYDKDGNKYLDMFSGLSVNNIGNSNEKIIQAILKQSSDYIHLSNYFVSKSVVNLAKLLVENTYASKVFFTNSGTESNEAAIKIARKFGSSINKGKTHILSAYNSFHGRTLGSLSLTGQEKYQKSFQPLLSNIDYFTYNNIKDLKQKVNEKTCAVFIELIQGEGGIIEIDNSFVKCLNELSKQYNFLIIVDEIQTGLGRTGELLTSNYHDIKPHITTLAKSLGGGLPLGAVLVSKKVEDILSKGDHGSTFGGNPVSCASGEVVVNKVLEKDFKKSLRRKSNYLLNKLYILKYKYPDIIKDIRGKGLMIGIDVGKYAFIIKEKALEQKLIINITNETVIRLLPPLNIDTKEIDEFLDIFEVIISERI, encoded by the coding sequence GTGGAAAATATTTTTAAAGAAGATAAAAAGTATATTTTAAATGTTTACAATAGAATAAACTTAGAAATTGTTAAATCAAAAGGTTCATATTTATATGATAAAGATGGTAATAAGTATTTAGATATGTTTAGTGGTCTCTCAGTGAATAATATAGGTAATAGCAATGAAAAAATTATTCAGGCTATATTAAAACAAAGTTCCGATTACATACATCTTTCAAATTATTTTGTGAGCAAATCAGTAGTTAACTTGGCTAAATTATTAGTGGAAAATACTTATGCATCTAAAGTGTTCTTTACTAATTCAGGAACAGAATCTAATGAAGCAGCAATAAAGATTGCTAGAAAATTTGGAAGTTCTATTAACAAAGGAAAAACTCATATATTATCAGCTTATAATTCTTTTCATGGAAGAACCCTAGGAAGTCTTTCTTTAACAGGACAAGAAAAATATCAAAAAAGTTTCCAACCTCTTTTATCAAATATAGATTATTTTACATACAACAATATTAAAGATTTAAAACAAAAAGTTAATGAGAAAACATGTGCTGTATTTATTGAACTTATACAAGGAGAAGGAGGTATAATAGAGATAGATAATTCTTTTGTAAAGTGTTTAAATGAATTATCAAAGCAGTATAATTTTTTAATTATTGTTGATGAAATACAAACTGGATTAGGTAGAACAGGAGAGTTATTAACATCTAATTATCATGATATTAAACCTCATATTACTACACTTGCAAAATCATTAGGTGGAGGACTACCTTTAGGTGCCGTCCTTGTAAGCAAAAAAGTGGAAGATATTCTAAGTAAAGGAGACCATGGCAGTACATTTGGTGGCAATCCTGTTTCTTGTGCGAGTGGCGAAGTTGTAGTAAATAAAGTATTAGAAAAAGACTTTAAAAAAAGTTTAAGAAGAAAAAGTAATTATTTATTGAATAAACTATATATACTTAAATACAAATATCCAGATATAATTAAAGATATAAGAGGTAAAGGTTTGATGATTGGTATTGATGTAGGTAAATATGCCTTTATTATAAAAGAAAAAGCATTGGAGCAAAAATTAATTATTAATATTACAAATGAAACAGTAATTAGATTATTACCTCCACTAAATATAGATACTAAAGAAATAGATGAATTTTTAGATATATTTGAGGTGATAATCAGTGAAAGAATATGA
- a CDS encoding M20 metallopeptidase family protein produces MKEYEDILYKEINKEMIKVRKYLHQIPEIGFKEFKTSSFIKSKLKEFGYEVEITAKTGIIAFIKGKTTGEAIAFRADMDGLMINEDSEIDFSSEHPGRMHACGHDGHMAVLLGLAMFLSRLNNINKDILLIFQPAEEGPGGANIIVNEGILDKYNVKYIFGLHIFPEIKEGKIGIASGPIMAQSGEFDIFINSKNSHGAMPHLGIDGIYISSLLIQSYQSIISRNIDPNETAVLTIGKISGGSARNIIAGKIKLEGTIRAFNLDIYNKIKSRIHEINKGIELMYHINIDTQIRDFYPPVINDKYLYNIVKKSLSSKEVIEMEPLMISEDFSYYQEKIAGFFFLLGSKNEIKGYDYPLHSSKFNFDEKILLTGLKTYIKILKTLKIT; encoded by the coding sequence GTGAAAGAATATGAGGACATTTTATATAAAGAAATAAATAAAGAGATGATAAAAGTAAGAAAGTACCTTCATCAGATTCCAGAAATAGGGTTTAAAGAATTTAAAACATCATCATTTATAAAATCAAAACTAAAAGAATTTGGGTATGAGGTAGAGATTACTGCAAAAACAGGAATTATAGCATTTATTAAAGGCAAAACAACTGGTGAAGCTATAGCATTTAGAGCAGATATGGATGGGTTGATGATTAATGAAGACTCAGAAATAGATTTCTCTTCAGAACATCCAGGAAGAATGCATGCATGTGGTCATGATGGACATATGGCTGTTTTACTTGGGTTAGCAATGTTTTTATCAAGATTAAATAATATAAATAAAGATATATTATTAATATTTCAGCCAGCAGAAGAAGGACCTGGTGGAGCAAATATTATTGTAAATGAAGGTATTTTAGATAAATATAATGTTAAGTATATTTTTGGGTTACATATTTTCCCGGAAATAAAAGAAGGTAAAATTGGTATTGCTTCAGGACCTATAATGGCTCAAAGTGGTGAATTTGATATTTTTATTAATTCTAAAAATAGTCATGGTGCTATGCCACACTTAGGAATTGATGGTATATATATATCTAGTTTATTAATACAATCTTATCAAAGTATTATAAGTAGAAATATAGATCCCAATGAAACTGCAGTATTAACTATTGGTAAAATTTCAGGAGGCAGTGCTAGAAATATAATTGCTGGTAAAATTAAATTAGAAGGAACAATAAGAGCCTTTAATTTAGATATTTATAATAAAATTAAAAGTAGAATTCATGAAATAAATAAAGGGATTGAACTAATGTATCATATTAATATTGATACGCAAATAAGAGATTTTTATCCCCCAGTTATAAATGATAAGTATTTATATAATATAGTTAAGAAATCTTTAAGTAGTAAAGAGGTAATAGAAATGGAACCCCTTATGATATCTGAAGATTTTTCTTACTATCAAGAGAAAATAGCAGGTTTTTTCTTTTTATTAGGTTCAAAAAATGAAATTAAAGGTTATGATTATCCTCTTCATAGTTCTAAATTCAACTTTGATGAAAAAATATTGTTAACTGGTTTAAAAACTTATATAAAAATATTAAAAACATTAAAAATAACTTGA
- a CDS encoding threonine aldolase family protein encodes MNNYIDLRSDTVTQPTQSMRDAMYNAEVGDDILGDDPTVKKLEKISADILGKEDALFVTSGTLANQIAVMTFTNRGEEVIVGNTSHIYNLEVGALAAISQVQTRPIDVENGYYDIDKMENLIQNKGIQNAKTGLICIENTNNLNAGFIVPIENINEVCKLGKKHDIPVYMDGARIFNAAVALDIEVKDIVKNVDAVMFALTKGLCAPFGAILAGDRKFIEKARWIKQRLGGGFRQIGFLAAPAIVALETMIPRLKEDNKNAKLLGERLAGIEGLDVNVDNIHTSILTASVRGLPITINEFLDKLKENKIKAKRISDDRFRMVTHLGVGEKEIEQVIKVVRKIINDI; translated from the coding sequence ATGAATAATTATATTGATTTACGGTCTGATACTGTTACTCAACCTACTCAATCTATGAGAGATGCAATGTATAATGCAGAAGTAGGAGATGATATATTAGGAGATGATCCTACTGTAAAAAAGCTTGAAAAAATATCGGCTGACATTTTAGGTAAAGAAGATGCTTTATTTGTAACTTCTGGAACACTTGCAAATCAGATAGCCGTCATGACATTTACAAACAGAGGGGAAGAAGTGATTGTTGGTAATACTTCTCATATATATAATTTGGAAGTAGGAGCCCTTGCAGCAATTTCTCAGGTTCAAACTAGACCTATAGATGTAGAAAATGGATATTATGATATAGATAAAATGGAAAATTTAATTCAAAATAAAGGAATTCAAAATGCAAAAACAGGACTTATTTGCATTGAAAACACAAATAACTTAAATGCAGGTTTTATTGTACCTATAGAAAATATAAATGAAGTATGTAAATTAGGAAAAAAACATGATATACCAGTTTATATGGATGGAGCTAGAATTTTTAATGCAGCAGTAGCTTTAGATATAGAGGTTAAAGATATAGTGAAGAATGTAGATGCAGTAATGTTTGCCCTTACAAAAGGACTTTGTGCACCTTTTGGAGCAATACTTGCTGGAGATAGAAAGTTTATAGAAAAAGCAAGGTGGATAAAACAAAGATTAGGAGGGGGATTTAGACAAATTGGATTTTTAGCAGCTCCTGCTATAGTGGCACTTGAAACAATGATACCTAGATTAAAAGAAGATAATAAAAATGCAAAATTATTAGGGGAAAGGTTAGCGGGAATAGAAGGATTAGATGTAAATGTAGATAATATCCATACATCAATATTAACAGCTTCAGTAAGAGGGTTACCAATAACTATAAATGAATTTTTAGATAAGTTAAAAGAAAATAAAATTAAAGCAAAAAGAATATCGGATGATAGATTTAGGATGGTTACTCATTTAGGAGTTGGAGAAAAAGAAATAGAACAAGTTATAAAGGTGGTTAGAAAAATAATAAATGACATATAG
- a CDS encoding pyridoxal-phosphate-dependent aminotransferase family protein, whose amino-acid sequence MERRKYLQIPGPTNVPDRILRSLSKPLLNHRGKEFEKLVDYCVKGLKKIYRTENDILIFPSSGSGILEASIVNLFSRGDTIAIVKLGVFSDRMDSIAESHDLNIIPIEKEWGEAVTKSDIKKVLENDKDKEIKAICLPHNETSTGVKNDIKSISEIIKELNHPALIVVDAISSLASLELETDGWNLDVVVSSSQKGLMLPPGLGIVSISKRAWDLIEKSTMSKWYWDFKAVKERMKGNQFPYTPSTSLLFGLKESIDMLLDEGLENVWNRHGLMTTAIRNSSKAMGLKLLARDKDASNTVTAIFLPKGIKYIDLARVLSEDYNIIIGGGLKKLREKIFRIGHLGSLHHVEVYGIMGALEMALYKLEYEVELGTAAKSVAETFLEDK is encoded by the coding sequence ATGGAAAGAAGAAAATATTTACAAATACCAGGTCCAACAAATGTACCAGATAGAATTCTTAGAAGTTTATCTAAGCCATTATTGAATCATAGAGGAAAAGAATTTGAAAAATTGGTAGATTATTGTGTAAAAGGATTAAAAAAGATCTATAGGACAGAAAATGATATTTTGATATTTCCAAGTTCAGGAAGTGGAATATTAGAAGCTTCTATAGTTAATTTATTTTCTAGAGGAGATACAATAGCTATAGTTAAATTAGGTGTATTTAGCGATAGAATGGATTCAATTGCAGAGAGTCATGACTTAAATATAATACCAATAGAAAAAGAATGGGGAGAAGCTGTAACTAAAAGTGATATAAAAAAGGTTCTAGAAAATGATAAAGATAAAGAAATAAAAGCAATATGTTTACCACATAATGAAACATCAACAGGAGTTAAAAATGATATTAAAAGCATTTCTGAAATTATAAAAGAATTAAATCATCCAGCATTAATTGTTGTAGATGCAATAAGTTCTCTTGCCTCCTTAGAGCTTGAAACAGATGGCTGGAACTTAGATGTAGTTGTATCTTCATCACAAAAAGGACTTATGTTACCACCAGGACTTGGTATAGTATCAATTAGTAAAAGAGCATGGGACTTAATAGAAAAATCTACTATGAGTAAATGGTATTGGGACTTTAAAGCAGTAAAAGAAAGAATGAAAGGAAATCAATTCCCATATACACCTTCAACTTCATTATTATTTGGCTTAAAAGAATCTATAGATATGCTTTTAGATGAAGGATTAGAAAATGTATGGAATAGACATGGACTCATGACTACTGCTATTAGAAATTCATCTAAAGCAATGGGACTTAAATTACTTGCAAGGGATAAAGATGCTTCAAATACAGTTACAGCCATATTTTTACCGAAAGGAATTAAATATATTGATTTAGCTAGAGTGTTAAGCGAAGATTACAATATAATAATTGGTGGTGGGCTTAAAAAGCTAAGGGAAAAAATATTTAGAATTGGGCATTTAGGATCTCTTCACCATGTAGAAGTATATGGAATAATGGGTGCATTAGAAATGGCCCTATATAAATTAGAATATGAAGTAGAATTAGGAACTGCTGCAAAATCAGTTGCTGAAACATTTTTAGAAGATAAATAA
- a CDS encoding class I SAM-dependent methyltransferase: MSYKFNPKNKKKLDNIDRRRSLPPKETLEKLYLKEGDYIADIGCGIGYFTFPASDIVKSTGKVYAIDISQDMLQDVEEKINNKDIDNIQVIKGEISELKDNSVNYIFISNVLHEIDNKDKFFNDLKRVLQSNGRISIIEWKKIKMDIGPSLEHRVSQEWLKDKLFYIGFKDLEIININDNLYSVTGKL, translated from the coding sequence ATGTCATATAAATTTAATCCAAAAAATAAGAAAAAATTAGATAATATTGATAGAAGAAGATCTTTACCACCAAAAGAAACTTTGGAAAAATTATATTTAAAAGAAGGAGACTATATTGCCGATATTGGTTGTGGAATAGGATATTTCACATTTCCAGCTTCAGATATAGTTAAGAGTACAGGGAAGGTTTATGCTATTGATATATCACAAGATATGCTTCAAGATGTAGAAGAAAAAATAAATAATAAGGATATAGATAATATTCAGGTTATAAAAGGAGAAATATCAGAATTAAAAGATAATAGTGTAAATTATATTTTTATAAGTAATGTTCTTCATGAAATTGATAATAAGGATAAATTTTTTAATGATTTAAAGAGAGTATTACAGAGTAACGGTAGAATTTCAATAATTGAGTGGAAAAAAATCAAAATGGATATTGGTCCATCATTAGAACATAGAGTATCTCAGGAATGGTTAAAGGATAAATTATTCTATATAGGTTTTAAGGATTTGGAAATTATTAATATAAATGATAATTTATATTCAGTGACAGGAAAATTATAA
- a CDS encoding threonine aldolase family protein → MYSFMNDYSEGAHPKILENLTKYNLEQNIGYGQDKHSEKAKKHIIKFIQNDNVDIHFIPGGTQTNLLAISSFLRPHEAVIAADTGHINVHETGAIETTGHKVIAMESKNGKLSIESIKKALDYHSDEHMVKPKMVYISNSTELGTIYTKRELNDIKKICNENNLLLFLDGARLGSALTCKENDLSSKEISNLVDAFYIGGTKNGALLGEALVICKDELKEDFRYLIKQRGALMAKGFVAGIQFETLFEDDLFFSLANHANKMAEKIANSLENLGYNFYAPPMTNQLFPILSNDILENLSKEFLYSIEARVDKDNSAVRFVTSWATTEESVNKLISFFKSL, encoded by the coding sequence ATGTATAGTTTTATGAATGATTATAGTGAAGGTGCTCATCCAAAAATATTAGAAAATCTTACTAAATATAATTTAGAGCAAAACATAGGATATGGACAAGATAAACATAGTGAAAAAGCAAAAAAACATATAATAAAATTCATTCAAAATGATAATGTGGATATTCATTTTATACCAGGTGGAACACAAACTAACTTGCTTGCAATATCAAGTTTTTTAAGACCTCATGAAGCTGTAATAGCTGCTGATACTGGACATATTAATGTACATGAGACAGGTGCTATTGAGACTACAGGACATAAGGTAATTGCTATGGAATCTAAAAATGGAAAATTAAGTATAGAATCTATTAAAAAAGCTTTGGATTATCATAGTGATGAGCATATGGTAAAACCTAAAATGGTATATATATCTAATTCTACAGAGTTGGGTACTATATATACAAAAAGAGAATTAAATGATATAAAGAAAATATGTAATGAAAATAATTTGTTATTATTTTTAGATGGAGCACGCCTTGGTTCTGCTCTTACTTGCAAAGAAAATGATTTATCTTCAAAAGAAATATCTAATTTGGTAGATGCTTTTTATATAGGAGGAACTAAAAATGGAGCATTACTTGGTGAAGCTTTAGTTATATGTAAAGATGAATTAAAAGAAGATTTTAGATATCTTATTAAACAAAGAGGAGCTCTTATGGCTAAAGGTTTTGTAGCTGGGATTCAATTTGAAACATTATTTGAAGATGACCTATTTTTTTCCCTAGCAAATCATGCTAATAAAATGGCAGAAAAAATAGCAAATTCACTAGAAAATCTAGGCTATAATTTTTATGCACCACCTATGACAAATCAATTATTTCCTATATTATCAAACGACATATTAGAAAATTTATCAAAGGAATTTTTATATTCAATTGAGGCAAGAGTAGATAAAGACAATAGTGCAGTACGATTTGTAACATCATGGGCAACTACTGAAGAATCAGTTAATAAATTAATAAGCTTTTTTAAAAGTTTATAG
- a CDS encoding class I SAM-dependent DNA methyltransferase, whose product MSKFYAEIARYYDYIFPLSVEKLNLINDLAGNNSKDILDVASGSGLYSKKLSDNGYNVTAIDLDNEMINKLKEKDKKIDAKVLNMLDIEKLNKKFDLIFSIGNSIVHLENNEMIKKFLYSVKNSLNENGKLLIQIVNYDRILEKNIKRLPTIKNNEESLVFERYYEYLEQEHKINFKTILKVNNSTFENNVLLHPITSEEIKGLLKEVGFSSINFYGDFTQSNYEPIDSFPLIIIAKK is encoded by the coding sequence ATGTCAAAATTTTATGCAGAAATAGCTAGATATTATGATTATATTTTTCCTTTATCAGTAGAGAAATTAAACTTAATAAATGATTTGGCTGGAAACAATTCAAAAGACATTTTAGATGTGGCCAGTGGTAGTGGTTTATATTCAAAAAAATTAAGTGATAATGGATATAATGTAACTGCTATTGATTTAGACAATGAAATGATAAATAAATTAAAAGAAAAAGATAAAAAGATAGATGCAAAAGTTTTAAATATGCTAGATATAGAAAAGTTAAATAAAAAGTTCGATTTAATTTTTAGTATTGGTAATTCTATAGTTCATTTAGAAAATAATGAAATGATAAAAAAGTTTTTGTATTCAGTTAAAAATTCTTTAAATGAAAATGGGAAATTATTAATACAAATAGTTAATTACGATAGAATATTAGAAAAAAATATTAAAAGACTACCAACTATAAAAAATAATGAAGAAAGTTTAGTATTTGAAAGATATTATGAATATTTAGAGCAAGAACATAAAATAAATTTTAAAACCATATTAAAAGTAAATAATAGCACTTTTGAAAACAATGTATTATTACATCCAATAACATCTGAAGAAATAAAAGGACTATTAAAGGAAGTAGGATTTTCTAGTATTAATTTTTATGGAGATTTTACTCAAAGTAATTATGAACCTATAGATTCATTTCCTTTAATAATAATAGCTAAAAAATAA
- the nadE gene encoding NAD(+) synthase gives MKLSNDKLKLLTNDLVKWIREMMSSTGGEKAIIGISGGKDSSVVAGLCVRALGKENVLGILMPHEVQYDINYSHEICDFLGIKYKEVSITPMMKSFYEVLEDTKGDFIDNISEQTKLNLPPRIRMTLLYAISQSIYNGRVINTSNLSEDWVGYATVYGDTTGAFSPLATLTTDEVIQVGRYIGIPEKFIIKTPEDGLTKKTDEDVLGFSYDTLNRYIREGKIDDKGIKNKIDKMHKYSRFKFTPIPIYNSYLPIKAKELGNFYNDKK, from the coding sequence ATGAAGTTAAGCAATGACAAATTAAAATTATTAACTAATGATTTAGTGAAATGGATAAGAGAAATGATGAGTAGTACTGGTGGAGAAAAAGCTATAATTGGTATATCAGGTGGAAAAGATAGCTCTGTGGTTGCAGGACTATGTGTAAGAGCATTGGGAAAAGAGAATGTGTTAGGAATTTTAATGCCTCATGAAGTGCAATATGATATAAATTATTCTCATGAAATATGTGATTTTTTGGGTATAAAATATAAAGAAGTATCTATTACTCCTATGATGAAAAGTTTTTATGAAGTTTTAGAAGATACAAAAGGTGATTTTATAGATAATATATCGGAACAAACAAAATTAAATTTACCTCCAAGAATTCGTATGACTTTACTTTATGCTATAAGTCAATCTATATATAATGGTAGGGTAATAAATACAAGTAATTTATCTGAAGATTGGGTAGGGTATGCCACAGTTTATGGAGATACTACAGGAGCATTTTCACCTCTTGCAACTCTTACAACTGATGAAGTTATACAAGTAGGTAGATATATAGGAATTCCAGAGAAATTTATTATTAAAACTCCAGAAGATGGACTTACAAAAAAAACAGATGAAGATGTACTAGGATTTAGTTATGACACTTTAAATCGTTATATAAGAGAAGGGAAAATAGATGATAAAGGTATAAAAAATAAGATTGATAAAATGCATAAATATAGTAGATTTAAATTTACTCCAATTCCTATATATAATTCATATTTACCTATAAAAGCAAAAGAATTAGGAAATTTTTATAATGATAAAAAATAA
- a CDS encoding DMT family transporter has product MIKNKIVYLAAVIFSIITGLSYFFNKVALETSEPIDILAHRFTSAFLGLLIGILFGFIKVNLTKEKIKKILPLALFNPLLYFGLQTTGLQYATSVEGGILLASSPIFTLLLASYFLKEKSTLSQKIFIILSVSGVVYITIMKGVTFDFNNILGVVLLLLSAISIASYNVVGRVLNKNFSNMEISFVMISISFIIYNIIAIVKHIMSNDLLNYFTPFTNIDFTISVVYLGVLSSLVSSLINNYVLSNIEASKMSVFANLATVISIFAGVIFLNEHLYYYHIIGSIFIIGGVLGVNFSESIKFKIVKFNKGTDY; this is encoded by the coding sequence ATGATAAAAAATAAAATAGTATATTTAGCAGCTGTAATATTTTCTATAATTACAGGACTATCTTATTTTTTTAATAAAGTTGCTCTTGAAACTTCAGAACCTATAGATATATTAGCCCATAGGTTTACTTCAGCATTTTTAGGACTTTTAATAGGCATATTATTTGGCTTTATAAAAGTGAATTTAACAAAAGAAAAAATCAAAAAAATATTACCCCTTGCACTTTTTAATCCATTATTATATTTTGGACTCCAGACAACAGGACTCCAGTATGCTACTTCAGTTGAAGGAGGAATATTGTTAGCATCATCACCAATATTTACATTACTATTAGCTTCTTATTTTTTAAAAGAAAAAAGTACATTAAGTCAAAAAATATTCATTATTTTATCTGTATCTGGAGTTGTTTATATAACTATTATGAAAGGTGTAACATTTGATTTTAATAATATTTTAGGAGTGGTACTTTTACTTTTATCAGCAATATCAATTGCATCATATAATGTAGTTGGTAGAGTACTTAATAAGAACTTTTCAAATATGGAAATAAGCTTTGTGATGATATCTATTAGTTTTATAATATATAATATTATTGCTATAGTAAAACATATAATGTCAAATGATTTATTAAATTATTTTACCCCATTTACAAATATTGATTTCACTATTTCTGTAGTATATCTTGGAGTATTATCTTCTTTGGTTTCATCGCTTATTAATAATTATGTATTATCAAATATTGAAGCTTCAAAAATGAGTGTATTTGCTAATTTAGCGACGGTTATATCTATCTTTGCAGGAGTTATATTTTTAAATGAGCATTTATATTATTATCATATTATAGGATCCATTTTTATAATTGGAGGAGTATTAGGGGTTAATTTTAGTGAAAGTATAAAGTTTAAAATAGTAAAATTCAATAAAGGTACAGACTATTAA
- the cls gene encoding cardiolipin synthase — protein sequence MKFIKKILLNRILVIGISILAQLFALIWATLKFQDYFVLFYAISIIISIGVVLFIINDPINPAYKIAWIIPILLFPIFGGLFYIFFGGNKVNKRDKKRMKFIEHKMKQCLPPDRDILKEIELIDKDAMNQSSYLQNSAYGPPFKDTFTEYFPIGELKFKRLKEELKKAKEFIFLEYFIISEGKMWDEILEILKEKASEGIDIRIIYDDFGCVLTLPYGYDKKLESMGIKCAIFNPLIPVLSPKLNNRDHRKIAIIDGHTGFTGGINLADEYINVIDRFGHWKDSAIMLKGDAVWSLTVMFLSMWDYMKGIDEDFNKFKKEKVHIDYKKQKGYIQPFTDNPLDDETVGEITYLNLINKAKDYIYITTPYLIIDNEMVVALTSAAKAGIDVKIITPHNPDKWYVHAVTRSFYKLLIEKGIKIYEYIPGFIHSKNFVVDDNYGVVSTINMDYRSLYLHFECGVWMYKTDSVYDMKKDFLDTLELCKEITYEEATDIKLHRRLGRSILRAFSPLM from the coding sequence ATGAAATTTATTAAAAAGATTTTATTAAATAGGATATTAGTCATAGGTATCTCTATATTGGCACAGCTTTTTGCTCTTATATGGGCAACATTGAAATTTCAAGATTATTTTGTGCTCTTTTATGCAATTAGCATTATAATTAGTATAGGAGTCGTATTATTTATAATAAACGACCCAATAAATCCTGCTTATAAAATAGCTTGGATAATACCTATATTATTATTTCCTATATTTGGAGGATTATTTTATATATTTTTTGGCGGCAATAAAGTAAATAAAAGAGATAAAAAAAGGATGAAATTTATAGAACATAAAATGAAACAATGTTTACCACCTGATAGAGATATATTAAAAGAAATAGAATTAATTGATAAAGATGCAATGAATCAATCTAGTTATTTACAAAATTCTGCTTATGGACCACCTTTTAAAGATACCTTCACTGAATATTTTCCTATTGGTGAGCTAAAGTTTAAAAGATTAAAGGAAGAATTAAAAAAAGCTAAAGAATTTATATTTTTAGAGTACTTTATTATTTCTGAAGGAAAGATGTGGGATGAAATATTAGAAATATTAAAGGAAAAAGCATCAGAAGGTATAGATATTAGAATAATATATGATGACTTTGGGTGTGTATTAACTTTGCCTTATGGATATGATAAAAAATTAGAAAGTATGGGCATAAAGTGTGCAATTTTCAATCCACTTATACCAGTTTTATCGCCAAAACTTAACAATAGAGATCATAGAAAAATAGCAATAATAGATGGTCATACTGGTTTTACAGGTGGAATAAATCTAGCAGATGAATATATAAATGTTATTGATAGATTTGGACATTGGAAAGATTCAGCTATTATGCTTAAAGGAGATGCTGTATGGTCTCTTACTGTAATGTTTTTATCTATGTGGGATTATATGAAAGGAATAGATGAAGATTTTAATAAATTTAAAAAAGAAAAAGTACATATTGATTATAAGAAACAAAAAGGATATATACAACCCTTTACTGATAATCCATTAGATGATGAAACTGTTGGTGAGATAACATATCTTAATTTAATAAATAAAGCAAAAGATTACATATATATTACTACACCATATTTAATTATAGACAATGAAATGGTAGTAGCTCTTACTTCTGCTGCAAAAGCTGGAATAGATGTGAAGATTATTACACCTCATAATCCTGATAAATGGTATGTTCATGCAGTTACACGTTCTTTTTATAAATTGCTTATTGAAAAAGGAATAAAAATATATGAATATATTCCTGGGTTTATTCATTCTAAAAATTTTGTTGTTGATGATAATTATGGAGTAGTAAGTACAATTAATATGGATTATAGAAGTTTATATTTACATTTTGAATGTGGAGTATGGATGTATAAAACAGACAGCGTTTATGATATGAAAAAAGATTTTTTAGATACACTAGAGCTTTGTAAGGAAATTACTTATGAAGAAGCAACTGATATTAAGCTTCATAGAAGATTAGGCAGATCAATACTAAGAGCATTTTCACCTCTTATGTAA
- a CDS encoding spore coat protein, whose product MLSLTQKEQTLLQDQKSHEEMCIKKYTKYANEAGDPELKQLFNELASQEREHLNTVNQILNGQVPNVNSQSNSNNSQNKITQFSGNNMNNQQDADLCQDLLSTEKYVSSTYNTTIFECKDTNVRKALNHIQKEEQEHGEKIYNYMQANGMYS is encoded by the coding sequence ATGCTAAGTTTAACCCAAAAAGAACAGACATTATTACAAGATCAAAAAAGTCATGAAGAAATGTGTATTAAGAAATATACAAAATATGCAAATGAAGCTGGAGACCCAGAATTAAAACAGCTTTTTAATGAATTGGCATCTCAAGAGAGAGAGCATTTAAATACTGTAAATCAAATATTAAATGGTCAAGTACCAAATGTAAACTCACAAAGTAATTCTAATAATTCACAAAATAAAATAACACAATTTAGCGGTAATAATATGAATAATCAGCAAGATGCTGATTTATGTCAAGATTTACTTTCAACAGAAAAATATGTTTCAAGCACATATAATACAACGATATTTGAATGTAAAGATACTAATGTAAGAAAAGCATTAAATCACATTCAAAAAGAAGAACAAGAACATGGTGAAAAGATATATAATTATATGCAGGCTAATGGAATGTATAGTTAG